The following proteins come from a genomic window of Burkholderia stabilis:
- a CDS encoding IS5-like element ISBmu23 family transposase, translating to MQRQIGFAEAESAGKKRVTKRQRFLAEMEKVVPWSRLLSVIGPYYPKGERGRPPIGLERMLRIYLLQQWYGLSDEGLEDALYDSIAMRAFAGIDLARENVPDATTLLKFRRLLVEHALTRKLFDEIGIELCERGLMMKEGTLVDATIFEAAPSTKNAGKSRDPEMHQTKKGNDWYFGMKAHVGVDADSGLVHSVVTTAANEPDVSQAHALLHGHEQEAFGDAGYTGVDKREEMKGKTVKWHVALKRGKIRAMQEGPLKDLVIAVERTKAQIRARVEHPFHVVKNLFRHRKVRYKGLARNTAQLFSLFALANLVIAKNQLLSTHGSNPSCV from the coding sequence ATGCAGCGGCAGATCGGTTTTGCGGAAGCGGAAAGTGCGGGCAAGAAGCGGGTGACCAAGCGTCAACGCTTTCTGGCCGAGATGGAGAAGGTCGTCCCTTGGTCGCGGCTGCTGTCGGTGATCGGGCCGTATTACCCGAAGGGCGAGCGTGGCCGGCCGCCGATTGGCCTGGAACGGATGCTGCGGATCTACTTGCTGCAGCAGTGGTACGGGTTGTCGGACGAAGGGCTTGAAGATGCGCTCTACGACAGCATCGCGATGCGCGCCTTCGCGGGCATCGACCTGGCGCGCGAGAACGTGCCGGACGCCACCACGCTGTTGAAATTCCGGCGCCTGCTGGTCGAGCACGCACTGACGCGAAAGCTGTTCGACGAGATCGGCATCGAGTTGTGCGAGCGCGGGCTGATGATGAAGGAAGGCACGCTGGTGGATGCGACGATCTTCGAGGCTGCGCCGTCCACGAAGAACGCCGGGAAGAGCCGTGACCCGGAGATGCATCAGACGAAGAAGGGCAACGACTGGTATTTCGGCATGAAGGCCCATGTCGGCGTCGACGCCGACTCGGGTCTGGTGCATAGCGTGGTCACCACGGCGGCCAACGAGCCGGACGTATCGCAGGCCCACGCCCTGCTGCACGGTCATGAGCAGGAAGCGTTTGGCGATGCGGGCTACACCGGCGTGGACAAGCGCGAGGAGATGAAGGGCAAGACGGTGAAGTGGCACGTGGCGCTCAAGCGCGGAAAGATCAGGGCGATGCAGGAAGGTCCGCTGAAGGACCTCGTGATCGCGGTCGAGCGAACCAAGGCGCAGATCCGCGCCCGGGTCGAGCATCCGTTTCATGTCGTGAAGAACCTGTTTCGTCATCGCAAGGTGCGCTACAAGGGTCTAGCCAGGAACACGGCACAGCTGTTCAGTCTGTTCGCGCTGGCGAACCTGGTGATCGCGAAAAATCAGCTGTTGTCGACTCATGGGAGCAATCCGTCATGTGTGTGA
- a CDS encoding transposase — protein sequence MARLARLYVPDQPQHVILRGLDQQPAFVDDQDYELFIDCLKAAARDHHLSVHAYVLLPRQVQLLVTPSDEASLPKAMQAVGRRYVAHFNRRYSRRGTLWEGRYRATVIEGERYFLLASRVVEMSPVRSQLVATPEAYRWSSYRHHVGLTVDSLITDHPLYWALGNTPFDRQRAYKELCEQPLDERQADQLQQATLKGWVLGGENYREWAARTANRRVSPLPRGRPRKVRENTPPIQQ from the coding sequence ATGGCACGGTTAGCACGACTCTACGTTCCCGACCAGCCGCAGCACGTGATACTGCGCGGCCTGGATCAGCAACCCGCGTTCGTCGACGACCAGGACTACGAACTCTTCATCGATTGTCTGAAGGCCGCCGCGCGCGATCATCACCTGTCGGTGCACGCCTACGTGCTGCTGCCGCGCCAGGTGCAACTCCTCGTGACGCCCAGCGACGAGGCGAGCCTGCCGAAAGCGATGCAGGCCGTCGGCCGCCGCTACGTCGCGCATTTCAACCGGCGCTATTCGCGGCGCGGCACCCTGTGGGAAGGCCGCTATCGCGCGACGGTGATCGAAGGCGAGCGCTATTTCCTGCTCGCGAGCCGCGTGGTCGAGATGAGCCCGGTGCGCTCGCAGCTCGTCGCGACGCCCGAGGCCTATCGCTGGTCGAGCTACCGGCATCACGTCGGGCTCACCGTCGACAGCCTGATCACCGACCATCCGCTCTACTGGGCGCTCGGCAATACGCCGTTCGACCGTCAGCGCGCGTACAAGGAGCTGTGCGAGCAGCCGCTCGACGAGCGGCAGGCCGACCAGCTGCAGCAGGCGACGCTCAAGGGTTGGGTGCTCGGCGGCGAGAATTACCGCGAGTGGGCGGCGCGTACCGCGAACCGGCGCGTGTCGCCGCTGCCGCGCGGACGCCCCAGAAAGGTGCGTGAGAATACGCCGCCGATCCAGCAGTAA
- a CDS encoding glutamate synthase-related protein — translation MNDHQQPLAAVPAAQGLYDPQNEHDACGVGFVAHIKGKKSHEIIQQGLKILENLDHRGAVGADPLMGDGAGILIQIPDAFYREEMSKQGVMLPPAGEYGVGMIFLPKENASRLACEQELERTVKAEGQVVLGWRDVPVDHAMPISPTVKASEPLIRQIFIGRGKDIMVTDALERKLYVIRKTASHRIQALKLKHGKEYFVPSMSARTIVYKGLLLAGQVGVYYRDLQDARVVSALALVHQRFSTNTFPAWELAHPYRMIAHNGEINTVKGNVNWLNARTGAIASHVLADDLPKLWPLIYPGQSDTASFDNCLELLVMAGYPLVHAVMMMIPEAWEQHTLMDENRRAFYEYHAAMMEPWDGPAAIAFTDGRQIGATLDRNGLRPARYIVTDDDLVIMASEAGTLPIPESKIVKKWRLQPGKMFLIDMEHGRIIDDKELKDNLANAKPYKSWIDAVRIKLDEIEPKAEEVAAGRTQGAALLDRQQAFGYTQEDLKFLMAPMAQQGEEAVGSMGNDSPLAVMSNKNKTLYHYFKQLFAQVTNPPIDPIRENMVMSLVSFIGPKPNLLDTNNINPPMRLEVSQPVLDFKDIAKIRAIDQYTGGKFSAYELNICYPVAWGKEGIEARLASLCAEAVDAVKSGYNMLIVSDRKTDAEHVAIPALLATSAIHTHLVQQGLRTSTGLVVETGSARETHHFALLAGYGAEAVHPYLAMETLAKMAEGLPGDLSPEKAVYNFTKAVGKGLQKVMSKMGISTYMSYTGAQIFEALGLSSDLVEKYFKGTASKVGGIGLFEVAEEAIRLHRDAFGDNPVLRDMLDAGGEYAYRVRGEDHMWTPDSIAKLQHATRSNSYQTYKEYAHLINDQTKRHMTFRGLFEFKVEPTKAIPIDDVESAKDIVKRFATGAMSLGSISTEAHATLAIAMNRIGGKSNTGEGGEDQKRYRNELRGIPIKAGETLKSVIGDEIVSDIELKDGDSLRSKIKQVASGRFGVTAEYLASADQIQIKMAQGAKPGEGGQLPGHKVSEYIGKLRYSVPGVGLISPPPHHDIYSIEDLAQLIHDLKNVNPSSSISVKLVSEVGVGTVAAGVAKAKADHVVIAGHDGGTGASPLSSVKHAGTPWELGLAETQQTLVLNRLRGRIRVQADGQMKTGRDVVIGALLGADEFGFATAPLVVEGCIMMRKCHLNTCPVGVATQDPVLRAKFKGQPEHVVNYFFFVAEEVREIMAQLGIAKFDDLIGRADLLDTRKGVEHWKAKGLDFSRVFYQPEECEDVAPRHVDVQDHGLERALDHVLIEKAKAAIENGEHVSFIQPVRNVNRTVGAMLSGVIAKKHGHDGLADDAVHIQLKGTAGQSFGAFLAKGVTLDLVGDGNDYVGKGLSGGRIIIRPTNDFRGKSEENIICGNTVMYGAIEGESFFRGVAGERFCVRNSGATAVVEGTGDHGCEYMTGGTVVVLGETGRNFAAGMSGGLAYIYDPEGTFAAKCNKSMVALDPVLQQAEQERTVDRALWHAGTTDEALLKGLIERHFQFTGSPRAKSLLENWDAARRQFVKVFPHEYKRALGEIGAKKAAKEVLAA, via the coding sequence ATGAACGACCACCAGCAGCCGCTCGCCGCGGTGCCCGCCGCACAAGGTCTGTATGACCCGCAAAACGAACACGACGCCTGTGGCGTCGGCTTCGTCGCTCACATCAAGGGCAAGAAGAGCCACGAGATCATCCAGCAGGGTCTGAAGATCCTCGAGAACCTCGATCACCGTGGCGCGGTCGGCGCCGATCCGCTGATGGGCGACGGCGCGGGCATCCTGATCCAGATCCCGGACGCGTTCTATCGCGAGGAAATGTCGAAGCAGGGCGTGATGCTGCCGCCCGCCGGCGAATATGGGGTCGGGATGATCTTCCTGCCGAAGGAAAACGCATCGCGTCTCGCGTGCGAGCAGGAGCTCGAGCGCACGGTGAAGGCCGAAGGCCAGGTGGTGCTCGGCTGGCGCGACGTGCCGGTCGACCATGCGATGCCGATTTCGCCGACCGTGAAGGCGAGCGAGCCGCTGATCCGCCAGATCTTCATCGGCCGCGGCAAGGACATCATGGTGACGGACGCGCTCGAGCGGAAGCTGTACGTGATCCGCAAGACGGCAAGCCACCGCATCCAGGCGCTGAAGCTCAAGCACGGCAAGGAATACTTCGTGCCGTCGATGTCGGCGCGCACGATCGTCTACAAGGGGCTGCTGCTCGCGGGCCAGGTCGGCGTGTACTACCGCGACCTGCAGGACGCGCGCGTCGTGTCGGCGCTCGCGCTCGTGCACCAGCGTTTCTCGACCAACACGTTCCCGGCGTGGGAGCTGGCTCACCCGTACCGGATGATCGCGCACAACGGCGAGATCAACACCGTGAAGGGCAACGTGAACTGGCTGAACGCGCGTACCGGCGCGATCGCGTCGCACGTGCTCGCCGATGATCTTCCGAAGCTGTGGCCGCTGATCTACCCGGGCCAGTCGGATACCGCATCGTTCGACAACTGTCTCGAGCTGCTGGTGATGGCCGGCTACCCGCTCGTGCACGCGGTGATGATGATGATTCCGGAAGCGTGGGAACAGCACACGCTGATGGACGAGAACCGCCGCGCGTTCTACGAATACCACGCCGCGATGATGGAGCCGTGGGACGGCCCGGCCGCGATCGCGTTCACCGACGGCCGCCAGATCGGCGCGACGCTCGACCGCAACGGCCTGCGCCCGGCGCGCTACATCGTGACCGACGACGACCTCGTCATCATGGCGTCGGAAGCCGGCACGCTGCCGATCCCCGAATCGAAGATCGTCAAGAAGTGGCGCCTGCAGCCGGGCAAGATGTTCCTGATCGACATGGAACACGGCCGCATCATCGACGACAAGGAACTGAAGGACAACCTCGCGAACGCGAAGCCGTACAAGAGCTGGATCGACGCGGTGCGCATCAAGCTCGACGAAATCGAGCCGAAGGCCGAGGAAGTCGCGGCCGGCCGCACGCAGGGCGCCGCGCTGCTCGACCGCCAGCAGGCGTTCGGCTACACGCAGGAAGACCTGAAGTTCCTGATGGCGCCGATGGCGCAGCAGGGCGAAGAGGCTGTCGGTTCGATGGGCAACGACTCGCCGCTCGCGGTGATGTCGAACAAGAACAAGACGCTCTATCACTACTTCAAGCAGCTGTTCGCGCAGGTCACGAACCCGCCGATCGACCCGATCCGCGAGAACATGGTCATGTCGCTCGTGTCGTTCATCGGCCCGAAGCCGAACCTGCTCGACACGAACAACATCAACCCGCCGATGCGTCTCGAAGTGTCGCAGCCGGTGCTCGACTTCAAGGACATCGCGAAGATCCGCGCGATCGACCAGTACACGGGCGGCAAGTTCAGCGCGTACGAACTGAACATCTGCTACCCGGTCGCGTGGGGCAAGGAAGGCATCGAGGCGCGCCTCGCGTCGCTGTGCGCGGAAGCCGTCGACGCGGTGAAGTCGGGCTACAACATGCTGATCGTGTCGGACCGCAAGACGGACGCCGAGCACGTCGCGATTCCGGCGCTGCTCGCCACGTCGGCGATCCACACGCACCTCGTCCAGCAAGGGCTGCGCACGAGCACGGGCCTCGTCGTCGAGACGGGCTCTGCGCGTGAAACGCACCACTTCGCGCTGCTCGCGGGCTACGGCGCGGAAGCCGTGCACCCGTACCTCGCGATGGAAACGCTCGCGAAGATGGCCGAAGGCCTGCCGGGCGACCTGTCGCCGGAGAAGGCCGTCTACAACTTCACGAAGGCGGTCGGCAAGGGCCTGCAGAAGGTGATGTCGAAGATGGGCATCTCGACGTACATGTCGTACACGGGCGCGCAGATCTTCGAAGCGCTCGGCCTGTCGAGCGACCTCGTCGAGAAGTACTTCAAGGGCACGGCGTCGAAGGTCGGCGGCATCGGCCTGTTCGAAGTCGCGGAAGAGGCGATCCGCCTGCACCGCGACGCGTTCGGCGACAACCCGGTCCTGCGCGACATGCTCGACGCGGGCGGCGAGTACGCGTACCGCGTGCGCGGCGAAGACCACATGTGGACGCCGGATTCGATCGCGAAGCTCCAGCACGCGACGCGCAGCAACTCGTACCAGACGTACAAGGAATACGCGCACCTGATCAACGACCAGACCAAGCGTCACATGACGTTCCGCGGCCTGTTCGAGTTCAAGGTGGAGCCGACCAAGGCGATCCCGATCGACGACGTCGAATCGGCGAAGGACATCGTCAAGCGCTTTGCGACGGGCGCGATGTCGCTCGGTTCGATCAGCACCGAAGCGCACGCGACGCTCGCGATCGCGATGAACCGGATCGGCGGCAAGTCGAACACCGGCGAAGGCGGCGAGGACCAGAAGCGCTATCGCAACGAACTGCGCGGCATTCCGATCAAGGCCGGCGAGACGCTGAAGTCGGTGATCGGCGACGAAATCGTCAGCGACATCGAGCTGAAGGACGGAGATTCGCTGCGCTCGAAGATCAAGCAGGTCGCGTCGGGCCGCTTCGGCGTCACCGCCGAGTACCTCGCGTCGGCCGATCAGATCCAGATCAAGATGGCACAGGGCGCGAAGCCGGGCGAAGGCGGCCAGCTGCCGGGCCACAAGGTGTCCGAGTACATCGGCAAGCTGCGTTACTCGGTGCCGGGCGTCGGCCTGATCTCGCCGCCGCCGCACCACGACATCTACTCGATCGAGGATCTGGCGCAGCTGATCCACGACCTGAAGAACGTGAACCCGAGCTCGAGCATCTCGGTGAAGCTCGTGTCGGAAGTGGGCGTCGGCACGGTCGCAGCGGGCGTGGCGAAGGCGAAGGCCGATCACGTCGTGATCGCCGGCCATGACGGCGGCACGGGCGCATCGCCGCTGTCGTCGGTCAAGCATGCGGGCACGCCGTGGGAACTCGGCCTCGCCGAAACGCAGCAGACGCTCGTGCTGAACCGCCTGCGCGGCCGTATCCGCGTGCAGGCCGACGGCCAGATGAAGACGGGCCGCGACGTCGTGATCGGCGCGCTGCTCGGCGCGGACGAATTCGGCTTCGCGACGGCGCCGCTCGTCGTCGAGGGCTGCATCATGATGCGCAAGTGCCACCTGAACACGTGCCCGGTCGGCGTCGCGACGCAGGACCCGGTGCTGCGTGCGAAGTTCAAGGGCCAGCCCGAGCACGTCGTGAACTACTTCTTCTTCGTCGCCGAGGAAGTGCGCGAGATCATGGCGCAGCTCGGCATCGCGAAGTTCGACGACCTGATCGGCCGCGCCGACCTGCTCGACACGCGCAAGGGCGTCGAGCACTGGAAGGCGAAGGGCCTCGACTTCTCGCGCGTGTTCTACCAGCCGGAAGAATGCGAGGACGTCGCGCCGCGTCACGTCGACGTGCAGGATCACGGCCTCGAGCGCGCGCTCGACCACGTGCTGATCGAGAAGGCGAAGGCCGCGATCGAGAACGGCGAGCATGTGTCGTTCATCCAGCCGGTGCGCAACGTGAACCGCACGGTCGGCGCGATGCTGTCGGGCGTGATCGCGAAGAAGCACGGCCACGACGGCCTGGCCGACGACGCGGTGCACATCCAGCTGAAGGGCACGGCCGGCCAGAGCTTCGGCGCGTTCCTCGCGAAGGGCGTGACGCTCGACCTCGTCGGCGACGGCAACGACTACGTCGGCAAGGGCCTGTCGGGCGGCCGGATCATCATCCGTCCGACCAACGACTTCCGCGGCAAGTCCGAAGAAAACATCATCTGCGGCAACACGGTGATGTACGGCGCGATCGAAGGCGAATCGTTCTTCCGCGGCGTCGCGGGCGAGCGCTTCTGCGTGCGCAACTCGGGCGCGACGGCGGTCGTCGAAGGCACGGGCGACCACGGTTGCGAATACATGACGGGCGGCACGGTCGTCGTGCTCGGCGAGACGGGGCGCAACTTCGCGGCCGGCATGTCGGGCGGCCTCGCGTACATCTACGATCCGGAAGGCACGTTCGCGGCGAAGTGCAACAAGTCGATGGTCGCGCTCGACCCGGTGCTGCAGCAGGCCGAACAGGAACGCACGGTCGACCGCGCGCTCTGGCATGCAGGCACGACGGACGAAGCGCTGCTCAAGGGGCTCATCGAGCGTCATTTCCAGTTCACGGGTTCGCCGCGCGCGAAGTCGCTGCTGGAAAACTGGGACGCCGCGCGCCGCCAGTTCGTGAAGGTGTTCCCGCACGAATACAAGCGCGCGCTGGGCGAGATCGGTGCGAAGAAGGCGGCGAAGGAAGTGCTGGCCGCCTGA
- a CDS encoding glutamate synthase subunit beta, which produces MGKATGFLEFERRHEAYEAPLTRVKHYKEFVAALADADAKVQGARCMDCGIPFCNNGCPVNNIIPDFNDLVYRQDWQQAIEVLHSTNNFPEFTGRICPAPCEAACTLGINDDPVGIKSIEHAIIDKAWAEGWVKPLPAEHKTGKKVAVVGSGPAGLAAAQQLARAGHDVTVFEKNDRVGGLLRYGIPDFKLEKWLIDRRMRQMEAEGVTFRTSVFIGKDPLPESIGSLAKETISPDTLKEEFDAVVIAGGSETPRDLPVPGRELEGVHFAMDFLPQQNRVNAGDKLVDQLLAKGKHVIVIGGGDTGSDCVGTSNRHGAKHVTQFELLPQPPEEEHKPLVWPYWPIKLRTSSSHEEGCERDWAVATKRLEGKNGKVEKLIAVRVEWKDGKMQEVPGSEFEMKADLVLLAMGFTQPAAPVLEAFGVAKDARGNARAATEGDRSYYTSVDKVFAAGDMRRGQSLVVWAIREGRQCARSVDAYLMGHSELPR; this is translated from the coding sequence ATGGGCAAGGCAACCGGTTTTCTGGAGTTCGAACGCCGCCACGAGGCGTACGAAGCACCGCTCACGCGCGTGAAGCACTACAAGGAATTCGTCGCGGCGCTGGCCGACGCGGACGCGAAGGTCCAGGGCGCGCGCTGCATGGATTGCGGCATCCCGTTCTGCAACAACGGCTGCCCGGTCAACAACATCATCCCGGACTTCAACGATCTCGTTTACCGCCAGGACTGGCAGCAGGCGATCGAAGTCCTGCACTCGACCAACAACTTCCCGGAGTTCACGGGCCGCATCTGCCCGGCGCCGTGCGAGGCTGCATGCACGCTCGGGATCAACGACGATCCGGTCGGCATCAAGTCGATCGAGCACGCGATCATCGACAAGGCCTGGGCGGAAGGCTGGGTGAAGCCGCTGCCGGCCGAGCACAAGACGGGCAAGAAGGTCGCGGTCGTCGGTTCGGGCCCCGCGGGCCTCGCCGCCGCGCAGCAGCTCGCGCGCGCGGGCCACGACGTGACGGTGTTCGAGAAGAACGATCGCGTGGGCGGCCTGCTGCGCTACGGGATTCCCGACTTCAAGCTCGAAAAGTGGCTGATCGACCGCCGCATGCGCCAGATGGAAGCGGAAGGCGTGACGTTCCGCACCAGCGTGTTCATCGGCAAGGACCCGCTGCCCGAGTCGATCGGCAGCCTCGCGAAGGAAACCATTTCGCCGGACACGCTGAAGGAAGAATTCGACGCGGTCGTGATCGCCGGCGGTTCGGAAACGCCGCGCGATTTGCCGGTGCCGGGCCGTGAGCTCGAGGGCGTCCATTTCGCGATGGATTTCCTGCCGCAGCAGAACCGCGTGAACGCGGGCGACAAGCTCGTCGACCAGCTGCTCGCGAAGGGCAAGCACGTGATCGTTATCGGCGGCGGCGATACGGGTTCGGACTGCGTCGGCACGTCGAACCGTCACGGCGCGAAGCACGTCACGCAGTTCGAGCTGCTGCCGCAGCCGCCGGAAGAGGAACACAAGCCGCTCGTGTGGCCGTACTGGCCGATCAAGCTGCGCACGTCGTCGTCGCATGAGGAAGGTTGCGAGCGCGACTGGGCGGTCGCGACGAAGCGTCTCGAAGGCAAGAACGGCAAGGTCGAGAAGCTGATCGCGGTGCGCGTCGAGTGGAAGGACGGCAAGATGCAGGAAGTGCCGGGTTCCGAGTTCGAGATGAAGGCCGATCTCGTGCTGCTCGCGATGGGCTTCACGCAGCCGGCGGCGCCGGTGCTCGAAGCGTTCGGCGTCGCGAAGGACGCGCGCGGCAATGCGCGTGCGGCGACCGAAGGCGATCGCTCGTACTACACGTCGGTCGACAAGGTGTTCGCGGCGGGCGACATGCGCCGCGGCCAGTCGCTCGTGGTGTGGGCGATCCGTGAAGGCCGCCAGTGCGCACGTTCGGTCGATGCGTACCTGATGGGGCATTCGGAACTGCCGCGCTGA
- a CDS encoding alanine/glycine:cation symporter family protein, whose translation MEALVHGLIDAVNGVLWNYVLIALLLGAGAWFTLRFRMIQLKALFLSMKLVGSKGEPGSISSFQAFATGLASRVGTGNIAGVAVALTVGGPGAIFWMWMTALVGMSSAFVEATLAQIFKVSHPDGSYRGGPAYYIQTGLRSRGFGVLFSLSLILAFGFVFNAVQANAIADAFHTSFGWSRETVGLGLVLLSAPIIFGGIRRIATVAQVIVPLMAIGYLALAVYAVATHIALVPGVIALIVKSAFGLEQAAGGLTGYAVSQAIAIGVKRGLFSNEAGMGSAPNAAVTASTRHPVTQGLIQMLGVFVDTIVICSATAFVILLSGQYELGTGMEGAALTQRAISSHVGDWGGIYMAVAIFFLAFSSVIGNYAYAEGNVEFITKRRGVLPLFRVAVLGMVMFGSVGQLPLVWAMADTSMGLMAIINLIAILALGKYAHAAWADYRRQRAAGVTDPVFTRNTIPELARVLPADVWGEHGPLPQRPVSAGTVNEVRATVRES comes from the coding sequence ATGGAAGCACTCGTGCATGGGCTGATCGACGCCGTCAACGGCGTGTTGTGGAACTACGTGCTGATCGCGCTGCTGCTCGGCGCCGGTGCGTGGTTCACGCTGCGGTTCCGGATGATCCAGCTGAAGGCGCTGTTCCTCAGCATGAAGCTGGTCGGCAGCAAGGGCGAGCCGGGCAGCATTTCGTCGTTCCAGGCGTTCGCGACCGGGCTCGCGAGCCGCGTCGGCACCGGCAACATCGCGGGTGTCGCGGTCGCGCTGACGGTCGGCGGGCCGGGCGCGATCTTCTGGATGTGGATGACCGCGCTTGTCGGCATGTCGTCTGCGTTCGTCGAGGCGACGCTCGCGCAGATCTTCAAGGTGTCGCACCCGGACGGCAGCTATCGCGGCGGCCCCGCGTACTACATCCAGACCGGCCTGCGTTCGCGCGGCTTCGGCGTGCTGTTCTCGTTGTCACTGATCCTCGCGTTCGGCTTCGTGTTCAACGCGGTGCAGGCTAACGCGATCGCCGACGCATTCCATACGTCGTTCGGCTGGAGCCGCGAGACGGTCGGCCTTGGCCTCGTGCTGCTGAGCGCACCGATCATCTTCGGTGGCATCCGCCGCATCGCGACGGTCGCGCAGGTGATCGTGCCGCTGATGGCGATCGGCTACCTCGCGCTCGCGGTGTACGCGGTCGCGACGCATATCGCGCTGGTGCCGGGCGTGATCGCGCTGATCGTGAAGAGCGCGTTCGGCCTCGAGCAGGCTGCGGGCGGCCTGACGGGTTATGCGGTCAGCCAGGCGATCGCGATCGGTGTGAAGCGCGGGCTGTTCTCGAACGAGGCGGGGATGGGCAGCGCGCCGAACGCGGCCGTAACTGCCAGCACGCGTCACCCGGTCACGCAGGGGCTGATCCAGATGCTCGGCGTGTTCGTCGACACGATCGTGATCTGCAGCGCGACCGCGTTCGTGATCCTGCTGTCGGGCCAGTACGAACTCGGCACCGGCATGGAAGGCGCGGCGCTCACGCAGCGCGCGATCTCGAGCCACGTCGGCGACTGGGGCGGCATCTACATGGCCGTCGCGATCTTCTTCCTCGCGTTCTCGTCGGTGATCGGCAACTACGCGTATGCGGAAGGCAACGTCGAATTCATCACGAAGCGGCGCGGTGTGCTGCCGCTGTTCCGTGTCGCGGTGCTCGGCATGGTGATGTTCGGCAGCGTCGGGCAACTGCCGCTCGTGTGGGCGATGGCCGATACGAGCATGGGGCTGATGGCGATCATCAACCTGATCGCGATCCTCGCGCTCGGCAAGTACGCGCACGCCGCGTGGGCCGACTATCGTCGCCAGCGCGCGGCGGGCGTCACCGATCCGGTGTTCACGCGCAATACGATTCCCGAACTCGCGCGCGTGCTGCCGGCCGAT